In Hydractinia symbiolongicarpus strain clone_291-10 chromosome 13, HSymV2.1, whole genome shotgun sequence, a single genomic region encodes these proteins:
- the LOC130623316 gene encoding uncharacterized protein LOC130623316: protein MAENKTQKKCIVEILPGIFLGNKYSSSNHDLLKSLQIKYIVNVGGGKNAFEGDGIRYHKIVIADRSDVSILPYLEEACDYVHHSLTNGHVLIHCRGGFSRSPTVLIAYLIKYHEMSFAEGLALVKSKRSCVQPNATFIDDLKCFEKSLRAGQLT from the coding sequence ATGGCAGAGaataaaacacaaaagaaatgTATTGTTGAAATTTTACCTGGAATATTCCTTGGCAACAAATACAGCTCTTCGAACCATGACTTGTTGAAATCTCTGCAGATTAAATACATTGTCAATGTTGGTGGTGGAAAGAACGCGTTTGAAGGTGACGGTATACGATATCATAAAATAGTGATAGCCGACCGAAGTGATGTGTCAATTTTACCATATTTGGAAGAAGCATGTGATTACGTACACCATAGCCTGACTAATGGTCATGTTTTGATACATTGTCGTGGAGGATTTTCCAGATCACCTACTGTTCTTATTGCCTATTTGATTAAGTACCACGAAATGTCATTTGCAGAAGGTTTGGCTCTAGTAAAGTCTAAGCGAAGTTGCGTGCAACCTAACGCAACATTTATTGatgatttaaaatgttttgaaaaaagtctaagaGCTGGACAATTAACCTAA
- the LOC130623231 gene encoding mediator of RNA polymerase II transcription subunit 11-like: MSLSRERLKQLEEIEQDVVRVIEAASQSLLEISKAQPSEEYIIKTTTEFLKGLEGVEKNLSEQISYLSQVSTNQQHEGSIYLEEKRFHLVCESTDIILKRLKNLEKNYSPKRDSK; this comes from the exons ATGTCATTATCCAGAGAACGTTTGAAGCAACTGGAAGAGATTGAGCAAGACGTAGTTCGGGTTATCGAGGCAGCTTCACAATCGTTATTGGAAATCTCAAAGGCGCAACCATCTGAAGAGTACATTATTAAAACGACCactgaatttttaaaag GATTGGAAGGAGTGGAAAAAAACCTTTCGGAACAGATTTCGTATTTAAGTCAAGTGTCCACCAATCAACAGCACGAAGGAAGCATATATTTAGAAGAGAAAAGATTTCATTTAGTGTGTGAAAGCACGGATATTATTTTAAAGCGattgaaaaatttagagaaaaacTACTCACCAAAAAGAGATTCCAAGTAA
- the LOC130623308 gene encoding uncharacterized protein LOC130623308, translated as MLSQFFILSSRGDTLAFRYFRSDVVRGTPEIFYRRIKSFKSAHPNPVFNVEGTQFIHIVQSGLYFVCTTTQNASPVFVLELLNKIACVCKDYLGVLNEEALRANFALVYEILDEILDFGYPQCTSTELLKEYIFNESHPLQVNRQPLSQFTQASAATVFGAEKRSTPSSAPNKSVLTPYNKTSGMKNEVFIDMLENLTVLVSATGHVVRSEIDGCIKIRSFLAGNPEIRIGLNENLRVRNSHCATTSLGNEVTSILLDDCCFHDCVDMDEFDRSRTLVFKPPTGEYSVMTYRMMGDVNLPFRIHPFMEVLGEKQIVLRLKLSCDIPKMFNAVGVTVSVPAPKSTENVTHEVTSGTNSLEYKAKERIVYWNLKKMVGGSEHSANIKFTVPIVTNMSKKEVGPISLKFELPLFVCSKLQIKHLKITERDSMYTPMRWVRYITHSDSYVTRV; from the coding sequence ATGCTTTCGCAGTTCTTTATCCTCTCATCGCGCGGTGACACGTTGGCCTTTCGTTATTTTCGCAGTGATGTCGTTCGTGGTACGCCGGAGATATTCTACCGTCGCATAAAGTCGTTTAAATCCGCTCACCCCAACCCAGTTTTTAACGTTGAAGGGACACAGTTTATACACATCGTTCAATCTGGTCTGTATTTTGTATGTACAACTACCCAGAATGCATCGCCTGTTTTCGTTTTGGAGTTATTGAACAAAATAGCATGTGTGTGTAAGGATTATTTGGGCGTTCTAAACGAAGAAGCTCTTAGGGCTAATTTTGCTCTTGTTTACGAAATATTAGATGAAATATTGGATTTTGGGTACCCACAATGCACATCCACAGAGTTGTTGAAGGAATACATATTTAACGAGTCGCATCCTTTGCAAGTAAACCGTCAACCTTTAAGTCAATTCACACAGGCTAGTGCGGCCACTGTGTTCGGGGCGGAGAAACGTTCCACGCCCAGTTCTGCTCCCAACAAATCAGTCCTGACGCCATACAACAAAACCAGTGGAATGAAAAACGAGGTTTTCATAGACATGCTGGAAAATTTAACAGTTCTGGTCTCGGCTACCGGACATGTAGTTCGCTCTGAGATTGATGGATGCATTAAAATACGAAGTTTTTTGGCCGGAAACCCAGAAATCCGAATTGGGTTGAATGAAAATTTACGTGTTCGCAACAGCCATTGTGCGACTACAAGTTTGGGTAATGAAGTCACGTCAATTCTGCTCGATGATTGTTGTTTTCATGATTGTGTTGATATGGATGAATTTGATCGCAGCCGAACCTTGGTGTTTAAACCACCCACGGGGGAGTATTCTGTGATGACTTACCGAATGATGGGCGATGTAAATTTGCCATTCCGAATACATCCTTTTATGGAAGTGCTCGGTGAAAAGCAAATAGTGTTGCGTTTAAAGCTATCATGTGATATACCGAAAATGTTCAATGCTGTCGGTGTTACTGTTTCGGTGCCGGCTCCGAAGTCAACGGAGAATGTGACGCACGAGGTCACCTCTGGAACGAATTCATTGGAATACAAAGCAAAGGAGAGAATAGTTTATTGGAATTTGAAGAAGATGGTTGGAGGATCCGAACATAGTGCGAATATTAAATTTACGGTACCGATCGTGACAAATATGAGTAAAAAGGAAGTGGGTCCGATTAGTTTGAAATTCGAATTgccattgtttgtttgttcgaaACTTCAGATTAAACATTTGAAAATTACAGAACGAGATTCTATGTACACACCGATGCGATGGGTTCGGTATATTACACATAGTGACTCGTATGTTACTAGAGTATag
- the LOC130623310 gene encoding protein pelota homolog: MKLLYRSFEKNGKGHIGLIPEEAEDMWHAYNLVAPNDLIRSTTIRRVQTESATGSTSSNKIRTTLTLRVETTDFDIKACVLRVKGRNVEENQYVKMGQYHTIDLELNRKFVLTKDEWDVVSMERVDLACDATKQADLGAVVMQEGIAHVCLVTSSMTIVRAKIEVNIPRKRRGNCSQHDKGLLKFYDQIIQAIIRHFNFDVIKCVLVASPGFVKDQFTDYMFSQAIKLDQKVLVENKSKFILVHASSGFKHSLKEVLADPAVTSKLTDTKASSEVKALNAFYSMLQQEPERAFYGIDHVERANEMEAIETLLVTDELFRSHELATRKRYVRLVESVRDNSGEVKIFSSLHVSGEQLGQLSGVAAILRYPLPDLADELFNEDNSSSESDDGS, translated from the exons ATGAAACTTCTGTACCGGTCGTTCGAGAAAAATGGCAAAGG ccATATTGGCCTCATTCCAGAAGAGGCTGAAGACATGTGGCATGCTTACAACTTGGTTGCACCCAATGATTTGATTAGGTCTACTACAATACg ACGTGTCCAAACAGAGTCTGCAACTGGCAGTACCAGCAGTAATAAAATTCGTACTACTTTGACACTCCGTGTTGAAACAACTGATTTTGACATAAAGGCTTGTGTGTTAAGAGTTAAAGGACGGAATGTAGAAGAGAACCAATATGTTAAG ATGGGTCAATATCATACAATAGATTTGGAACTgaatcgaaagtttgttttaacAAAAGATGAATGGGATGTGGTGTCAATGGAGAGAGTGG aTCTTGCATGTGACGCAACAAAACAGGCTGATTTAGGTGCTGTTGTCATGCAGGAAGGAATCGCGCATGTGTGTTTAGTTACTTCAAGTATGACCATTGTGCGAGCAAAAATTGAAGTTAACATTCCAAGGAAACGTAGAGGAAACTGTTCTCAGCATGATAAG GGTTTATTAAAGTTTTATGACCAAATTATCCAGGCTATTATTCGCCATTTTAATTTTGACG ttattaaatgTGTTCTTGTAGCTAGCCCTGGTTTTGTAAAG GATCAATTCACTGACTACATGTTTAGTCAGGCTATTAAATTAGATCAAAAAGTTTTGGTGGAAAACAAATCAAAGTTTATTCTT gtTCATGCTTCATCTGGTTTTAAACATTCTTTAAAGG AAGTCTTAGCTGATCCAGCTGTGACATCGAAGTTGACAGACACTAAG GCATCCAGTGAAGTTAAAGCCCTAAATGCTTTCTACTCAATGTTGCAGCAGGAACCAGAACGAGCCTTTTATGG GATAGATCACGTGGAGCGAGCCAATGAGATGGAAGCAATTGAAACCTTACTTGTAACTGATGAATTATTCCG ATCTCATGAACTGGCAACAAGAAAAAGATATGTCAGATTGGTTGAAAGTGTCCGTGACAATAGTGGAGAAGTAAA aatattttcaAGTCTTCATGTATCTGGAGAAC aattGGGCCAGCTTTCAGGTGTTGCTGCAATATTACGATACCCACTACCTGACTTAGCCGATGAACTTTTTAACGAAGATAATAGTAGTTCCGAATCAGACGATGGAAGCTGA